One window of Hymenobacter sp. BRD128 genomic DNA carries:
- a CDS encoding glycoside hydrolase family 30 beta sandwich domain-containing protein yields MKPTRIATQFILATCSAFMLLPAHAQRQPAAGGITAWVTTPDQTQQLRRQPGQLAFGKAAPAGAVIEIDDRQRFQTMDGFGYCLTGGSAELLHAMSAPARAKLLRELFGTGPADIGVSYLRLSIGASDLDATVFSYDDRPAGQVDPTLAHFSLAPDEKYLIPVLKEILAITPGIKLLGSPWSPPAWMKTNEATKGGSLKPEYYGAYAQYFVKYIQGMKAAGITIDAVTVQNEPLHPGNNPSLLMLAEQQATFIGQHLGPAFQKAGLKTKIICYDHNADKPEYPLTVLGNAAASPFVDGAAFHLYAGPIEALSKVHEAYPQKNVYFTEQWTGSKTTFASNLDWHVQNLEIGAPRNWAKAVLEWNLAADPSQNPHTPGGCTECLGALTLAPGDQVTRNVAYYTVAHASKWVRPGAVRVGSTSQGVLPNVAYRTPSGGHVLLVVNDQATPQTFGLRYQGQAAVATLPAGAVATYVW; encoded by the coding sequence ATGAAACCCACCCGCATTGCTACGCAGTTCATCTTGGCTACCTGCTCGGCCTTTATGCTGCTGCCGGCCCACGCCCAGCGCCAGCCGGCGGCCGGCGGCATCACCGCCTGGGTCACCACGCCCGACCAGACGCAGCAGCTGCGCCGGCAGCCCGGCCAGCTAGCCTTTGGCAAAGCGGCGCCGGCCGGCGCCGTCATTGAGATTGACGACCGCCAGCGCTTCCAGACGATGGATGGCTTCGGCTACTGCCTCACCGGGGGCAGTGCCGAACTGCTGCACGCCATGAGCGCCCCGGCCAGGGCCAAGCTGCTGCGCGAGCTGTTTGGCACCGGGCCGGCTGACATCGGGGTAAGCTACCTGCGCCTCAGCATTGGGGCCTCGGACCTCGATGCGACGGTGTTCAGCTACGACGACCGGCCGGCGGGCCAGGTCGACCCCACGCTCGCCCACTTCAGCCTGGCGCCCGATGAAAAATACCTCATTCCGGTGCTCAAGGAAATCCTGGCTATTACTCCCGGCATCAAGCTGCTCGGCTCGCCCTGGAGCCCGCCGGCCTGGATGAAAACCAACGAGGCTACCAAGGGCGGCTCGCTTAAGCCCGAGTACTATGGCGCTTATGCCCAGTATTTTGTGAAATACATTCAGGGCATGAAAGCGGCCGGCATTACGATTGATGCCGTAACGGTGCAAAACGAGCCGCTGCACCCCGGCAACAACCCGAGCCTGCTGATGCTAGCCGAGCAGCAGGCCACGTTTATCGGCCAGCACCTGGGGCCGGCCTTTCAGAAAGCGGGGCTCAAAACCAAGATTATCTGCTACGACCACAATGCCGACAAGCCCGAGTATCCGCTCACGGTACTGGGCAACGCGGCGGCTAGCCCCTTCGTCGATGGCGCGGCCTTTCACCTCTACGCCGGGCCCATTGAGGCGCTGAGCAAGGTGCACGAGGCTTATCCGCAGAAGAACGTGTACTTTACCGAGCAGTGGACGGGCTCGAAGACGACCTTCGCCAGCAACCTGGACTGGCACGTGCAAAACCTGGAAATCGGGGCGCCCCGCAACTGGGCCAAGGCCGTGCTGGAGTGGAACCTGGCCGCCGACCCTAGCCAGAACCCGCACACGCCCGGCGGCTGCACCGAGTGCCTGGGCGCCCTCACGCTAGCCCCCGGCGACCAAGTGACGCGCAATGTGGCCTACTATACGGTGGCCCACGCCAGCAAGTGGGTGCGCCCCGGCGCGGTGCGCGTGGGCTCCACGAGCCAGGGCGTGCTGCCCAACGTGGCCTACCGCACCCCTAGCGGCGGCCACGTGCTGCTGGTGGTCAACGACCAGGCCACGCCCCAAACCTTTGGGCTGCGCTACCAGGGCCAGGCGGCCGTCGCCACGCTGCCGGCCGGGGCCGTGGCTACCTACGTGTGGTAG
- a CDS encoding glycoside hydrolase family 30 beta sandwich domain-containing protein — translation MTTKLLPAALLASALGLAPAAAQTTAYSAAGKKAQVFTTAQGTTQRMAAGPALSFQPAGQPVETQVCVFVDPSHSFQTLVGIGGALTDAAAETFAKLPKAQQQELLQAYYNPTTGIGYSLARTNIGSCDFSSDSYTYIADNDASLKSFSVKHDEQYKIPLIKQATAAAGGKLPLFVSPWSPPAFMKTNHDLLHGGKLLPQFRQPWADYFVKFIQTYEKMGLPIWGLTVQNEEMATQKWESCLYTAEEERDFIKEYLGPTLAKNGLGSKKLIAWDHNRDLVYQRASTVLDDPSAAKYVWGIGYHWYETWTGSGMEFDNVRRVHETYPATNLMLTEACVESFKFDQINEWRLGERYGHSMINDFNAGTVGWTDWNILLDETGGPNHVGNFCFAPIIADTKAGKLLYTNAYYYIGHFSKFIRPGAKRVATTTTRDWLQATAFRNPDGKVAVVVMNSADKPQEFLLWIKGQAASTTAAPHSMATYVIN, via the coding sequence ATGACTACTAAGCTTTTGCCGGCCGCGCTGCTGGCTTCGGCGCTCGGGCTAGCCCCGGCCGCTGCTCAAACTACCGCCTACTCGGCCGCCGGCAAAAAGGCGCAGGTATTTACTACGGCCCAGGGTACCACGCAGCGCATGGCCGCCGGCCCGGCGCTCAGCTTTCAGCCCGCCGGCCAGCCCGTCGAAACGCAGGTGTGCGTGTTTGTGGACCCTAGCCACTCGTTTCAGACGCTGGTGGGTATTGGCGGGGCACTCACCGACGCGGCGGCCGAAACCTTTGCCAAGCTGCCCAAGGCCCAGCAGCAGGAATTGCTGCAAGCGTATTACAACCCGACGACTGGTATCGGCTACTCGCTGGCGCGTACTAACATCGGCAGCTGCGACTTTTCGAGCGACAGCTACACCTACATCGCCGACAACGACGCCAGCCTTAAGTCGTTCAGCGTCAAGCACGACGAGCAGTATAAGATTCCGCTCATCAAGCAGGCCACGGCGGCGGCGGGCGGCAAGCTGCCGCTCTTTGTGAGCCCCTGGAGCCCGCCGGCGTTCATGAAAACCAACCACGACCTGCTGCACGGCGGCAAGCTGCTGCCGCAGTTTCGCCAGCCCTGGGCCGACTACTTCGTGAAGTTCATCCAGACCTACGAGAAAATGGGCCTGCCCATCTGGGGCCTCACCGTGCAAAACGAGGAAATGGCCACCCAGAAGTGGGAGTCGTGCCTGTACACGGCCGAGGAGGAACGTGATTTTATTAAGGAATACCTCGGCCCGACGCTGGCCAAAAACGGGCTGGGCAGCAAAAAGCTTATTGCCTGGGACCACAACCGCGACCTGGTATACCAGCGCGCCAGCACGGTGCTCGACGACCCTAGCGCGGCCAAGTACGTGTGGGGCATCGGCTATCACTGGTACGAAACCTGGACCGGCAGCGGCATGGAGTTCGACAATGTGCGCCGCGTGCACGAAACCTATCCCGCCACCAACCTCATGCTGACCGAGGCCTGCGTGGAGAGCTTTAAGTTTGACCAGATAAACGAGTGGCGCCTGGGCGAGCGCTACGGCCACTCGATGATAAACGACTTCAATGCCGGCACCGTGGGCTGGACCGACTGGAACATCCTGCTCGACGAAACCGGTGGCCCCAACCACGTGGGCAACTTCTGCTTCGCGCCCATTATTGCCGATACCAAGGCTGGTAAGCTACTCTATACCAACGCGTACTACTACATCGGGCACTTCTCGAAGTTTATCCGCCCCGGCGCCAAGCGCGTGGCTACCACCACTACCCGCGACTGGCTGCAAGCCACCGCCTTCCGCAACCCCGACGGCAAGGTGGCCGTGGTGGTGATGAACAGCGCCGACAAGCCCCAGGAATTTCTGCTCTGGATAAAGGGCCAGGCCGCCAGCACCACCGCCGCCCCGCACTCAATGGCGACGTATGTTATCAACTAG
- a CDS encoding T9SS type A sorting domain-containing protein codes for MQKIFTLSTLVALTAASLSAQAQFTVDGTLSPAEIGTGTGKYQLVGTYTGTTTHSVADRGLKALYVGTTATTLNIMVVASPETTGYNALALYLDVPNKTGVAAGTRLGGGDDASSQLRSRPTLDMQVDYAFRVTTSPLANTADQSYYSKLDYTATPNATGQYPDKYLGPTNKTGTPLVITDATTNFVAARFAFQSSASGSVAANTTTGWEMELPLASLGGVATGSNINMMVAYLNDGADFNSDVLPQIAGLTTALGTDPNFTTIPGNQYYTYQVGTGVLASRAAASTLPTSLYPNPVAASSRLSYTLTGAQPVTVTAYNSLGQAALTLLDAAAQPAGEHSLALAPLQQLAAGVYLLQVRAGSQLTSQRVVVQ; via the coding sequence ATGCAAAAAATCTTTACGCTCTCGACCCTAGTGGCCCTCACGGCCGCTTCGCTCAGCGCACAGGCGCAGTTTACGGTAGATGGTACGCTCTCGCCGGCGGAAATTGGTACCGGCACCGGCAAGTATCAGCTGGTAGGCACCTACACCGGCACTACCACCCACTCGGTAGCCGACCGCGGCCTGAAGGCACTGTACGTAGGTACTACGGCTACGACGCTCAATATCATGGTAGTTGCCTCGCCCGAAACTACTGGCTACAACGCGCTGGCGCTGTATCTGGACGTGCCCAATAAGACGGGCGTGGCCGCTGGCACCCGCCTGGGCGGCGGCGACGATGCCTCGTCGCAGCTGCGCAGCCGGCCTACCCTAGACATGCAGGTGGACTATGCCTTCCGGGTCACGACTTCGCCGCTCGCGAATACTGCCGACCAGAGCTACTACAGCAAGCTCGACTACACTGCGACGCCGAACGCTACGGGTCAATACCCGGATAAATACCTGGGGCCGACCAATAAAACGGGCACCCCCCTCGTCATCACCGACGCTACTACCAATTTTGTGGCTGCCCGCTTCGCTTTTCAGAGCAGCGCCTCGGGCAGCGTAGCGGCCAACACCACTACTGGCTGGGAGATGGAGCTGCCGCTAGCCTCCCTGGGTGGGGTGGCCACGGGTAGCAATATTAATATGATGGTGGCTTACCTTAATGACGGGGCCGATTTTAACTCCGACGTGCTGCCCCAGATTGCGGGCCTGACCACCGCCCTCGGCACTGACCCCAATTTCACCACTATTCCTGGCAACCAGTATTATACCTACCAAGTAGGCACGGGCGTGCTGGCTAGCCGCGCGGCCGCCAGCACGCTGCCCACCAGCCTCTACCCCAACCCGGTAGCCGCCAGCAGCCGACTAAGCTACACCCTGACCGGCGCGCAGCCGGTGACCGTAACGGCCTATAACAGCTTGGGGCAAGCTGCCCTCACCCTGCTCGACGCGGCCGCCCAGCCAGCCGGCGAGCACAGCCTGGCGCTGGCGCCCTTGCAGCAGCTGGCCGCGGGCGTGTACCTGCTGCAGGTGCGGGCCGGCAGCCAGCTCACCAGCCAGCGCGTGGTAGTGCAATAA
- a CDS encoding glycoside hydrolase family 30 beta sandwich domain-containing protein: MSTLLSYRWPRLTGLLALLVLLATGCKKDDGGGSSPAPTPTPTPTPTPTPTAASQVAVWLTMPDKSALFYRQKVSLQFGANTNSDPTIVVDTTQTYQTMDGFGYCLTGGSAQVMKQMSASARAALIKELFATDSTSLGVSYLRVSIGASDLDASVFSYDDGPADPTLANFSLAPDQTALIPVLKEILAVNPAIKILGSPWSPPTWMKTNNNAVGGSLLPQYYDAYAQYFVKYIQGMKAQGITIDAVTLQNEPLNPYNNPSLSMTATEQANFIKNNVGPAFKAAGIATKIIAYDHNTDRTDYPLAVLADAGANPYVDGSAFHFYSPNVPITALSQVHNAYPNKNVYFTEFWTQAPSASHQVDFGGELAYHVGNLEIGAVRNWSKNVLEWNLASDQNFGPHTPGGCSECLGAVTISGDIVSRNPAYYNIAHSSKFVRPGSVRVATNVPGNLQNVAYKTPNGKRCLVVLNTGTTLQSFNIQYKGKVVSTSLYGGAVATYIW, translated from the coding sequence ATGTCTACCCTCCTTTCCTATCGCTGGCCCCGGCTCACGGGCCTGCTGGCGCTGCTCGTACTGCTGGCTACCGGTTGCAAAAAAGACGATGGCGGCGGCTCTTCGCCGGCGCCCACCCCGACGCCCACCCCCACCCCAACACCGACGCCCACCGCGGCTTCGCAGGTGGCCGTGTGGCTGACCATGCCCGACAAGTCGGCCCTGTTTTACCGCCAGAAGGTGAGCCTGCAATTTGGGGCCAACACCAACTCGGACCCTACCATCGTGGTCGATACCACCCAGACCTACCAGACGATGGATGGCTTCGGCTACTGCCTCACCGGGGGCAGCGCGCAGGTAATGAAACAGATGTCGGCATCGGCGCGCGCCGCGCTCATCAAGGAGCTGTTTGCTACCGACAGCACCTCGCTGGGCGTGAGCTACTTGCGCGTGAGCATCGGCGCTTCGGACCTCGATGCCTCGGTGTTTAGCTACGATGACGGGCCGGCCGACCCCACGCTGGCCAATTTCAGCCTGGCGCCCGACCAGACGGCGCTCATTCCGGTGCTCAAGGAAATTCTGGCCGTGAACCCGGCCATTAAAATCCTGGGCTCGCCCTGGAGCCCCCCTACCTGGATGAAAACAAACAACAACGCCGTGGGTGGCAGCCTGCTGCCGCAGTACTACGACGCTTATGCCCAGTATTTTGTGAAATACATTCAGGGTATGAAGGCGCAGGGCATTACGATTGATGCCGTGACGCTGCAAAACGAGCCGCTGAACCCCTACAATAACCCTAGCCTGTCGATGACGGCTACCGAGCAGGCCAACTTTATCAAGAACAACGTGGGGCCGGCCTTCAAGGCGGCGGGCATTGCCACCAAGATTATTGCCTACGACCACAACACCGACCGCACCGACTACCCGCTGGCCGTGCTGGCCGATGCCGGGGCCAACCCCTACGTCGATGGCTCGGCGTTTCACTTCTACAGCCCCAACGTGCCCATCACGGCCCTGAGCCAGGTGCACAACGCCTATCCCAATAAGAACGTGTACTTCACCGAGTTCTGGACCCAGGCGCCGAGTGCCAGCCACCAGGTTGATTTTGGGGGTGAGCTGGCCTACCACGTCGGCAACCTCGAAATCGGGGCCGTGCGCAACTGGTCGAAAAACGTGCTGGAGTGGAACCTGGCCAGCGACCAGAACTTTGGGCCCCACACGCCCGGCGGCTGCTCCGAATGCCTGGGCGCCGTCACCATCAGCGGCGATATCGTGAGCCGCAACCCAGCTTACTACAACATTGCCCACAGCAGCAAGTTTGTGCGCCCCGGCTCGGTGCGCGTGGCCACCAACGTGCCCGGCAACCTGCAAAACGTGGCCTACAAGACGCCCAACGGCAAGCGCTGCCTCGTAGTACTGAACACGGGCACCACGCTGCAAAGCTTTAATATTCAGTACAAAGGCAAGGTCGTGAGCACCTCGCTCTACGGCGGCGCGGTAGCTACCTATATTTGGTAG
- a CDS encoding RagB/SusD family nutrient uptake outer membrane protein, whose translation MKKYLLPALGALSLLASCTFLDKQPLDTITSSSFFQNANDAEASLTAAYDALQQVGTYGQDLIVMGEMPSDNCTSTNGDVNAMDKIIWNSTTSQVYNVYRNNFQGVNRANIVIKYVPTVAMDTARRSQIVGEAKFLRALYYFNLARAYGGVPLRLAPSESGAASDVNTARSTQDQVYDQVVTDLQQAIGQMANKQDNRATKNSARALLARVQLTRRNWPAALAAANSVTGAALATTPNSLYPAENRGSESLFEVQFAGNADGGNFLPDLLLPSPLATYSFPKFNIPTAELIAYADTSTANGDKRWSYNGAVNASNGNRVGRSYVSMIVGTGSNNNDQGPFVYKWRSIGNGFNSTDNTYVLRYAEVLLTAAEASNEQNGPATALGPLNQVRQRAGLAALTAASPQAASKQALRAEIDRQRRLELAFEGERWWDLTRYARHTLADPSATHPVTALDLIATQHSTGTAPNIVPGPRDPNYLLFPIPQAELNTNPLIAQNPGY comes from the coding sequence ATGAAAAAATATCTTCTTCCGGCGCTCGGCGCGCTTTCGCTGCTGGCGAGCTGCACCTTCCTCGATAAGCAGCCGCTCGACACCATCACCTCTTCCAGCTTCTTCCAGAACGCCAACGATGCCGAGGCTAGCCTCACGGCCGCCTACGATGCCTTGCAGCAAGTGGGCACTTACGGCCAGGACCTCATCGTGATGGGTGAGATGCCCTCCGACAACTGCACCAGCACCAATGGCGACGTAAACGCCATGGACAAGATTATCTGGAACTCTACTACCAGCCAGGTATACAATGTGTACCGGAACAACTTCCAGGGGGTGAACCGGGCCAACATTGTTATTAAGTATGTACCCACGGTGGCCATGGACACGGCCCGCCGCAGCCAGATTGTGGGCGAGGCCAAGTTTCTGCGCGCACTCTACTACTTCAACCTGGCCCGCGCCTACGGCGGAGTGCCGCTGCGCCTGGCGCCCAGCGAAAGCGGCGCGGCCAGCGATGTAAACACCGCCCGCTCGACCCAGGACCAGGTGTATGACCAGGTGGTCACCGACTTGCAGCAGGCCATCGGGCAGATGGCTAACAAACAGGACAACCGCGCCACCAAGAACTCGGCCCGCGCCCTGCTGGCCCGCGTGCAGCTCACGCGCCGTAACTGGCCCGCCGCCCTGGCCGCCGCCAACTCGGTAACGGGTGCCGCGCTAGCCACCACGCCCAATAGCCTGTACCCGGCCGAGAATAGGGGCAGCGAGTCGCTGTTTGAGGTGCAGTTTGCGGGCAATGCCGACGGCGGCAACTTCCTGCCCGACCTGCTGCTGCCTTCGCCGCTAGCCACGTACTCGTTTCCTAAGTTCAACATCCCCACGGCCGAGCTGATTGCCTACGCCGACACCAGCACCGCCAATGGCGACAAGCGCTGGAGCTACAACGGCGCGGTAAACGCCAGCAATGGCAACCGCGTGGGCCGCAGCTACGTGAGCATGATTGTGGGCACGGGCAGCAACAACAACGACCAGGGCCCCTTCGTGTACAAGTGGCGCAGCATCGGCAACGGCTTCAACTCGACCGACAACACCTACGTGCTGCGCTACGCCGAAGTGCTGCTGACGGCCGCCGAGGCCAGCAACGAGCAAAACGGCCCCGCCACCGCCCTCGGGCCCCTCAACCAGGTGCGGCAGCGGGCTGGCCTAGCCGCCCTCACCGCCGCCTCGCCCCAGGCTGCCAGCAAGCAGGCGCTGCGCGCCGAAATTGACCGCCAGCGCCGCCTGGAGCTGGCCTTCGAGGGCGAGCGCTGGTGGGACCTGACGCGCTACGCCCGCCACACGCTGGCCGACCCCTCAGCTACGCACCCGGTCACAGCGCTGGACTTGATTGCCACGCAACACAGCACCGGTACTGCTCCCAATATCGTTCCCGGTCCCCGCGACCCGAACTACCTGCTCTTCCCCATCCCGCAGGCCGAGCTGAACACCAACCCGCTCATCGCTCAAAACCCTGGCTACTAG
- a CDS encoding glycoside hydrolase family 5 protein, with protein MKSLIFCLLALPTLAQTTASPLLRAEGPKIVDAQHHEVLLQGMNLGGWLLQEGYMMKPGYGGTQGSVKKVLYAAGLSDAQVEKFYQQYRDNFITKEDIDFIAQQGFNCIRLPLHYDLFLTPSQRAVRNGVLRGTVPYPDYVAKLKEWQQKGELFKEPAKLEAIRLIDKMLAWCAANKLYVVLDLHAAPGAQGTDTNIADALKANDFWQEPVFQEMTNGLWETLARRYKNDGRIAMYDLINEPNNVPGGNPPIQAMFEKLINTVRAEGDQHLLLLEGNGFGNNYNGIEKKTFTHQENLVYNSHRYSILPKYPLSNAVDASNPDANQLGAIANLVQFRQAQQVPVWVGETGENSAQWMGEAAHNLNSVGIGWCNWTYKRFNDKPIAALLRIKPPYPVDVKSAADLPVILENIKFKNCIQNPDVISALKAELKK; from the coding sequence ATGAAAAGTCTGATATTCTGCCTGCTCGCCCTGCCCACCCTTGCCCAAACCACGGCTAGCCCCCTGCTCCGCGCCGAAGGCCCCAAAATCGTGGATGCCCAGCACCACGAGGTGCTGCTGCAAGGCATGAATCTGGGCGGCTGGCTGTTGCAGGAAGGCTACATGATGAAGCCCGGCTACGGCGGCACCCAGGGCTCGGTGAAGAAAGTATTGTACGCGGCCGGCCTGAGCGATGCGCAGGTGGAGAAATTCTACCAGCAGTACCGCGATAATTTCATCACGAAGGAAGACATTGATTTCATTGCGCAGCAGGGCTTTAATTGCATTCGGCTGCCGCTGCACTACGACCTGTTCTTGACCCCTAGCCAGCGCGCCGTGCGCAACGGCGTGCTACGGGGCACCGTGCCCTACCCCGACTACGTGGCCAAGCTCAAGGAGTGGCAGCAAAAGGGCGAGCTGTTTAAGGAGCCCGCTAAGCTCGAAGCCATCCGCCTGATTGACAAGATGCTGGCCTGGTGCGCGGCCAATAAGCTCTACGTGGTGCTTGACCTGCACGCCGCGCCCGGCGCCCAGGGCACCGACACCAATATTGCCGATGCGCTGAAAGCCAACGACTTCTGGCAGGAGCCGGTATTTCAGGAAATGACCAATGGCCTGTGGGAGACCCTGGCCCGGCGCTATAAGAACGACGGCCGCATTGCCATGTATGACCTTATCAATGAGCCGAATAACGTGCCCGGTGGCAACCCGCCCATCCAGGCCATGTTCGAGAAGCTCATCAACACGGTGCGCGCCGAGGGCGACCAGCATTTGCTGCTGCTCGAAGGCAACGGCTTTGGCAATAATTATAACGGCATCGAGAAAAAGACTTTTACCCATCAGGAGAATTTGGTGTATAACTCGCACCGCTACAGCATCTTGCCTAAGTATCCGCTTAGCAACGCCGTGGATGCCAGCAACCCCGACGCCAACCAGCTCGGCGCCATCGCCAACCTCGTGCAGTTCCGCCAGGCGCAGCAGGTGCCGGTGTGGGTGGGCGAAACCGGCGAAAACTCGGCCCAGTGGATGGGCGAGGCGGCCCACAACCTCAACAGCGTGGGCATCGGCTGGTGCAACTGGACCTATAAGCGCTTCAACGACAAGCCGATTGCCGCGCTGCTCCGCATCAAGCCGCCCTACCCGGTAGATGTGAAAAGTGCGGCTGATTTGCCGGTTATTCTGGAGAATATCAAGTTTAAGAATTGCATCCAGAATCCCGACGTGATTTCGGCGCTGAAGGCGGAATTGAAGAAGTAG